The DNA sequence ATGAAAATAAGATTTTCAATCGTTTTATTATCATACAAATGATGCTTTCTATATTAGTATTTTTTTTATTAACTCTATGATAGAAACAAGCACAATGAAAAAAAAATTTATAGTTATTTTAGGTGGAAAAGAAAGTGGAATAGGAGCCGCTTTGCTAGCTAGAAAAAATGGATTAAAGATATTTTTATCGGATTCTGGAATTATTTTAAATAGATACAAGAAAATTTTAATAAAAAATAAAATTTTTTTTGAAGAAAAAGGCCATACAGAGAATATAATTATTCAAAATGCTATTAAAGTGATAAAAAGTCCTGGAATTTCCAGAAATAGTCCTTTGATAAAAAAAATAAATTCCCTAGGGATTCCTATACAATCCGAATTAGAATTCGGAAAAGGTTACATCGAAAATTCTTATGTTATCGGAATTACAGGAAGCAATGGAAAAACAACAACTTGTTCCATTATTTATAAAATTCTTAAAAAAGAAGGAATAAATGTAGGTTTATCAGGAAATATTGGAAAGAGTTTCTCTAAAACAATTACAATAAAAAAAAAGATGTTTATATTTTAGAAGTGTCTAATTTTCAATTAGATGACTGTTTAAATTTCAGATCAAATATTGCCGTATTATTAAACATAACAAGAGATCATTTAAATAGATATTATAATAATATTGAGAATTATATTGATTCCAAATTTAAGATAGCAACTTTTCAAAAAAAAGAAGATATTTTTATTTACAATTATGATGATTCTATAATAAGAGAAGGGTTAAAAAAGTATCACATTGCATCTCAATGTATTCCTTTTTCTATAAAAAAAGAATTACGTACAGGCGCTTATGTAAAAGATAACAAAATATTTATACGAAATCAGAAAAATCAAGAAATATACTTTTTGAATATAAAAGATATTCCTTTAACAGGAGATCATAATCTCTATAATATTATGGCTTCATTAATTATATCCGAAATATTAAATATAAAAAAAGAATCAATAATTTCCATATTATTAAAACTGAAATCAATAAAACATCGTATGGAAAAAATATTAAATATAAATGGAGTACAATTTATTAATGATTCTAAAGCCACTAATGTAAATTCCGTTTTTTATGCATTAAAAAGTATAAATACACCTATTATATGGATAGCAGGAGGAGAAGATAAAGGAAATAATTATATAGAACTAATTCCTTTGGTTAAAAAAAAAGTAAAAGCTATAATTTGTTTAGGAAAAAACAATGAAAAAATTATAAATTTTTTTAAAGATACCATTGATATAATTTTGGAAACAAAACATATTCAAAAAGCTGTTTATATCGCTTATATATTATCCTCTTATGGAGATAGTGTTTTATTCTCTCCTGCTTGTTCCAGTTTTGATCTGTTTAAAGATTATAAGGAAAGAGGAAATAAATTTAAACAAGAAGTAAGAAAACTAATTTATGATAATTTATGAAAAAATAGATCTATTTTTAAAACAATATATAAAAGGAGATAGATATTTATGGGCTTTCATATCTTTATTAGCTATATTTTCATTTTTACCAGTTTATTCTGCTAGTACAAACTTAGTTTCTACATATGGAGAAGGAAATACAGCTTTTCGTTATTTATTTAAACATGCTATTTTTTTGTTAATTGGATTTTGTATTCTTTTTTTTACTCAATTTATAGACTATAAATATTTTTACAAAATGTCTATTCTTTTCATTCCTATAATATTCATTTTACTAATTTTTACAATGAATCAAAGAAAAGAATTAGATGGAGTAAATGCTTCTCGTTGGTTATACATTCCTATTATAAATATATCTTTTCAAACTTCCAGTATCGCTGGATTAGTTCTTTTTGTTTATTGTGCTAGATATTTATCTCAAAAAAAGAAAAAACAAATTAACTTAAAAAATTCTTTTTTTCCTTTGATATTTCCAGTATTTTTAATTGTTGGCCTTATTTTTCCTTCTGATGGATCTACTGCTGTTATTATTTTTTCATCCGTTTTAATTTTATTTTTTATAGGAGGGATTCCATTAAAAAGTGTTATAGGATTTCTTATAATGGGATTTTTATTATCAGGAATATATATTTATTCTGTTATAAAATGGGGAGATAAAAAACCTATGAATCGAGTTTATACATGGAAAAGTCGTATAGAAAATTTTTTGGATCATAAATCTAAAAAAAGTTATCAAATGGAACAATCTAAAACAGCTATCGTTTTAGGAAATAAATTTGGTAGGGGGCCTGGAAAAAGCGTTTTAAAAGCTTTTCTCCCCCAATCTTCTTCAGATTTTATCTATGCAATTATCATAGAAGAATATGGGGCTATTGGAGGTGTTATCCTTTTATTCATTTATATACTAATTCTCATAAGAATTATGATAATAGCTACGAAAGTTAAAAATTATTCTTGTTCTTTATTGGTTCTTTCTGTAGGGTTTCCTATTATTAATCAAGCACTAATTAATATGGGAATCGCTGTTGGTTTATTTCCAGTAACAGGGCAAACTTTGCCTTTGATTAGTGCTGGAGGAACTTCTATATGGGTTACTTTTTTAAGTTTTGGAATCATATTAAGCGTCAGTAGAATGATATATCCTTCTTTAAGCGAAGCTAAATCACACTAAAATTATATATAGATTAACTCATCATGAATAAAAAAAACTATAATATTTCACCAATACCTAAAATAATCATTGGAAGTGGAGGAACCGGAGGTCATATATATCCAGGAATAGCTATTGCTAACGAACTTAAAAAAAGAATTCCAAAAATCGAAATTTTGTTTATTGGATCTAAAAATCATATGGAAATGCAAAAAATACCAAAATTTGGATATTCCATTGAAAAAATTTGGATTTCAGGTGGAAAAGATAAATTTTTTTCTATATCATGTTTTTTTTTATCTATACAATTGATATATAGCTTTTTTGTAGCAAAAAAAATTATGAAAAAATTTTCTCCAGATATAGTTATCGGAACAGGTGGTTTTGTTAGTTTTCCTATTTTATATGCTGCAAAAAAAAATAAGACACCTATTTTGATTCAAGAACAAAATTCTTTTCCTGGATTGACCAATAGAATATTTTCTCGTTATGCAAATAAAATATGCATTGCTTATGAACAAGCAAAAAAATATTTTCCAAAAGAAAAAACGATTATAACTGGAAATCCAGTTAGATCTGAAATATTACACTTGCCTAGTAAAGAAAAAGCTTGTATTGATTTAGGGTTAAATATAAAAAAACCGATTATTCTATCTATAGGAGGAAGTCAAGGATCTAATAGCATTAATAATGCTTGGATAAAAGGATTAAAAAAAATAATTGAATTAGATCTGCAACTAATTTGGCAAGTAGGAAAAATTGATTTTTATAAAATTAAAAAAAATAAAATATCTCATCATTCGAATATTATTTTTATGGAATTTATTGAAAATATACCAATGTGTTATGCTGCAGCAGATATTGTTGTATCTAGAGCTGGAGCTTTGACTATATCAGAAATATGTTTAATAGGAAAACCATATATATTGATTCCTTTTCCTTGGTCTTCAAATAATCATCAAAATGAAAATGCTAAAATATTAGAAGAAAAAAAAGCAGCTTTCATTATAAAAGATGAGGAAATAGAAAAAAAATTAGTGAATTCTGTTATTAAATTAGTAAATGATTCCAATATGAAAAAAAAAATGAGTAAAAACCTATTAGAATTAGGAAAACCTAAAGCAACAAACGATATTGTAAACGAGATTTTACAAATTATTTTATGAACCTAAACAAAATTGATTTTTTTTATTTTATAGGAATAGGAGGAATGGGAATGAGTTCCCTAGCTATATATTTTCATACCATGGGGAAAACTGTTTATGGTTATGATCAAAATGAAACCTTTTTGACAAAAGAATTAGAAAAAAAAGGAATATCTATCAATTATAATGATAGTATAGAAATTTTACCAAAATGGGTATTATCTGAACAATGTTTAATTGTGTATACTCCAGCTATTCCTAGTCACCATAAACAATGGATGTATTTAAAAAAATATGGTAAAAATATAAGAAAACGTTCTCAAATATTAGCTCTAATTACAAAAAATAATATTTGTATAGCCATAGGAGGAACACATGGAAAAACAACTACTTGCACCTTGTTAGGACATATTTTATATAGTTCTGGAATGAATGTCACTGCTTTTTTAGGAGGTATATCTGAAAATTATCAATCTAATTTAATATTGAATCATGTATTAAACAGAAAAAAAATTTTTTTGGTAGAAGCAGATGAATTTGACCGTTCTTTTTTATATTTATCTCCTAATATAGCATGTATAACGTCTTTTGATCAAGATCATGTGGACACTTATCCAAAAAAAGAAAATCTGAAAGAAGCTTATATAGCCTTTTCAAATAGAATCAAAAAACCATATAAAAAAATATTTCTTTGCCAAGAAGAATCCTTTCAATCCAATAATGCTATATATTATTCTATAATACAAAAAAAAAATTATTATTCCGATCATCTTTATATGAAAGAAAATAAATGGTATTTTGATTTTCATACTCCTACAGAAACATGGAAATCTTTGCCTTTACCTATTCCAGGTGAACATAATTTAAAAAACGTTACTGCAGCGTTAGCTATTTCTGATTATATAAAAATTCCTAAAGAAGAAATTAGAAAAGCTTTATTTTTATTTAAAGGAATTAAAAGAAGATATTCCATTCATTATCAATCCTCAAATAAAATATATATAGATGATTACGCGCATCATCCTACAGAAATTAATGCTTTAATCGATACTGTAAAAAAATGTTTTCCCAATAAAAAAATATTGGGAATTTTTCAACCTCATTTATTTAGTAGAACTAAATTTTTTGAAAAATCTTTTGCTAAAAGTTTAGAAAATCTTGATATTTTAATTTTACTGGATATTTATCCAGCTAGAGAATTTCCCATAAATGGAACAATAAATTCTAATTCTAATAGATTTTTCGAAAAAATAAAAATGAGTTATAAAGAAAGATCTACTTTTCCCAAAGTTTTAGAAAAGATTAAAAAAAAACATTTTGATATTATTCTAACAATAGGAGCTGGAAATATAGATACCTTAATTCTTCCTATTAAAGAATGGTTATATAAACGATATGGATAAATCAATAAAAAATAAAAATAATAAAACATCCTTAATCATTATTTTATTATTATATATGATTTGTATGACATCGCTTTTTTGTTTTTCTAAAAAAACACATCAAAATAGAACTTTAAAAAAATTTTATATTGTTATTGATCCTTTATCTAAGAATCATTTTGTTAATGAAAAAATTGTTAAAAATATTCTATTTTATAATAATAAAACAAAAAAAATAGGTCAATTATGTATATTAAAAATGGAACAAAAATTAAATAATTACCCTTTTATCAAAAAATCTGAAGTGTTTATTAGTGTAAATGGAACTATAAATATTAAAATTTGGCAAAAAGAACCCATATTAAGAATCAAAAATGGAAATAAAGAATCTTATCTTACTAAAGATGCAGAAAATTTAGAACTTTCTTCTCTTTATTCATCAAAAGTGGTTTTAGCAAAAGGCTTCTTTTCAAAAGAAGAGAAAAAATATTTAGCAAATTTAGTAAAATTTATAAACTCTGATGAGTTATTAAAAAACCAGATTATTAGCATAAAAAAAAATAATAAAAATTTATTTGTTTTAATTCCAAAAATAGGGAACCATTACATTATATTAGGAGATATAAAGGATTTTAAAAAAAAATTGAATAAATTAAAAGCATTTTATAATCAGTATCTAAATAAAATAGATATCAGTCAATATAAAAGTATTGATTTACAATATAAAGACCAAGTAGTCGCAAAAAAAAGATAAGTCTATGGAATATCAAGATATAGCTATAGGTCTTGATGTGGGAACCACAAAGATTGTAGCTATGGTAGGAAGGAGAAATGAATATAATAAAATTGAAATTTTAGGCATAGGTAAATCTAAAAGTGTAGGTGTACATAGGGGGGTTGTAAACAATATAACTCAAACAATTGAAGCTATTCGTGAAGCGGTATCTGAAGCAGAACATAGTTCTGGTTTAAAAATAAAAGAAGTTGTTGTTGGAATAGCAGGACAGCATATTAGAAGTTTACAACATAATGATTATATTACTAGATTAGATTTTGAAAATGTCATTAGTCAAAAAGATATACAAAAATTGATAGATCAAGTTCATAAACTGATCATGCAACCAGGAGAAGAAATTATTCATGTTCTTCCACAAGAATATAAAGTCGATAGTCAAGCAGAAATAGGAGAACCAATAGGAATGTATGGAAGTCGTTTAGAAGCAAATTTTCATGTAGTAGTAGGACAAATTTCTTCAATCCGAAATATTGGAAGATGTGTAAAAGCTGCAGGATTGAATTTGTCTGGAATGACCTTAGAACCTTTAGCTTCTGCTGAAGCTGTATTAAGTACAGAAGAAAGAGAAGCAGGAGTTGCTTTAGTGGATATAGGAGGAGGAACCGCGGATATTGCTATATTTAAAGATAATATTATTCGTCATACTGCCGTGATCCCTTCTGGAGGAAATGTCATAACTGAAAATATTAAGACAGATTGTTTGATTATTGAACGACAAGCCGAATTACTAAAAATAAAATTTGGATCTGCATGGCCAGGAGAAAATAAAGAAACGGAAATTGTTTGTATTCCTGGATTAAGAGGGCGTGATCCTAAAGAGATTTCTTTAAAACACCTTTCCAAAATTATTCATATACGAGTATGTGAAATTTTAGAACAAGTAAATTTAGAAATAAAAAATTATGGAAATGAAGAACAAAAGAAAAGACTAATTGCGGGATTAGTCATGACAGGTGGAGGGGCTCAACTTAAACATATTCGTCCATTAACAGAATATATTACTGGAATGGACGTTCGTATAGGTTATTCTAATGAACATATAGCAGGAGGGGAAAATGGTATTATAAGTAATCCAGAATATGCAACATCTATAGGATTAGTAATTAAAGGACTTGATGATAATAAAAAAAGATATTGTTGTACAACCGCAGATATAGGACACAGATATGATGAACATTCTGAGTCGATTTCTACAAAGTTTTATAATAAAAATCGTAGATTGAATTCTGAAGAGGGTAAAAATCATAAAAATAAAAAGAATAAAACAAAATCTTTTCTTGAAATTTGGGCAGATAAATTCCGTCAAATATTGAATGATACAGAATAAAAAATATGAAATGAAAAAAGAAGATTTTATAATTAAAAAAGAAAACAATCAATTAGAATTTCTAAAAAATCGTTCTTCTTCCATAAAAGTAATTGGAGTAGGTGGAGGAGGAAGTAACGCTTTAAGTCATATGTTTGAACAAGGAATTACTGGAGTAGATTTTATCGCATGTAATACGGATGCACAAGCGTTAAACAATAATCCAGTACCTATAAAAATTCAATTAGGAGTTTCTATTACAGAAGGGCTCGGTGCCGGAGCTGATCCAGAAGTAGGAGAAAAAGCTGCATTAGAAAGTTTGGATGAAATAAAAAGTATTTTAGATTCTAACACTAAAATGACCTTTATTACAGCGGGAATGGGTGGTGGAACGGGAACTGGTGCTGCTCCAATTATTGCAGGAATTTCTAAAGAAAAAGGAATTTTAACTGTAGGGATTGTTACAATTCCATTTCATTTTGAAGGAAAAATGAGATTACAACAAGCTCAAAAAGGAATAGAAGCATTAAGAAAAAATGTGGATTCTCTCATTGTGATTAATAATGATAAATTGAGAGAATTATATGGTAATCTAGGATTTAAAGCGGGTTTTTCAAAAGCTGATGAGGTTTTAACTACTGCAGCTAAAGGAATTGCAGAAGTCATCACTCATCATTATAAACAAAATATAGATTTAAGAGATACAAGAACCGTTCTAAAAGAAAGTGGAACAGCTGTTATGGGATCTTCTGTTGCTGTTGGAGAAAATAGAGCAAAGGAAGCAGTAGTACAAGCTTTAGACTCTCCATTATTAAATGATAATAAAATAACAGGCGCCAAAAATGTTCTTCTTCTTATTGTTTCAGGAAAAATAGAAATTACTATAGATGAAATTGGAATTATCAGTGATTATATACAAGCTGAAGCAGGGAATAATGCCAATATTATTATGGGACTTGGAGAAGATGAAAATTTGGAAGAAAGCATTTCAGTCACTATAGTAGCTACAGGATTTCCTACGGAAATACAGAGAGCTATTAATCACGAAGAAAAAAAAATATTTCATAGGTTAGAAGAACCTTATGAACAAAAATTAAAAAAAATGGAAGAAATCCATTCTTATTCTAAACGGATTGATTCTGATTTTTCAAAGACTAACTCAAAAGTCAGTCATTTAGAAAAATTTTATTTTAAAAATAAAAAAGATGATTTTTCATCAAATCAAAAACAAAATATTTTTGATAAGTCTATTAATTTTTTTATAGAAAAAAAACATAAGAAATATATAATGCTAGAAGATAATTTCGATCTTCCGATTTCATTTAATGAAAACGAAAAAAAAATATTAAAAAATACTATTCGTAAAAAAGAAAATAATACAAATCAAGAATTAAATTGATCAATCTTCCTAAAGGAACCAGAGATTACTCATCTATTGAGATGAACAAACGGAACTATTTAATTCAAATAATTCAAAAGAAATTTGAACTTTTTGGTTTTGAACCTATAGAAACTCCTTCTATAGAAAATATTTCTACTCTTATTGGAAAATATGGAGAAGAAGGAGATTCTTTAATATTTAAATTGCTCCATTCAGGGGATTTTTTAAAAAAACAAATTTTAGATTTTTTAAAAAAAACAAAAAATGATCAAAGAATAATTAATAATGTGGAAAAACATTTCACTGAATATGTGTCAAATAAAGCTCTTAGATATGATTTAACGGTTCCTTTTGTTCGTTATATAGTTATGCATAAAAATAAAATCGTTTTTCCTTTTAAAAGATATCAAATACAACCTGTATGGCGTGCAGATAAACCCCAAAAAGGACGATTGAGAGAATTTTATCAATGTGATGCGGATATAATATCATTTTCTTCGTCTTTATGGGAAGAAATAGAATTAATTCAACTTTGTGATGAAATTTTTACTAAGTTAAATTTTCCTATTATTATCTACATTAATCATAGAGATATATTAAAAGGACTAGTTGAAATAGCTGGAATAAAAAATAATTTATGGAAAAATTTTACTACATCTTTAGACAAATGGAATAAAATTGGACGAAATTTAGTAAAAAAAGAAATGCTTTCTAAAGGAATTACGTCTTTATCTTTCGATAAATTGGAATTTTTTTTTGATATGGAAGAAAATTTCTATAATAAAAAAAAACATTTGACTATAGCCTTACAAAATTCTGAAATAGGAAAAAAAGGAATACAAGATATAAGTTTTATTTATAATAATATAAAGAATATTTCTCTAAAAAAAACAAAATTAGAATGGAATCTTTCTTTAGCCAGAGGCATGAGTTATTATACAGGTACAATACTAGAAATTGTTCCATTTTACAATAAGAGTTTTATTTCTATTGGAGGAGGAGGAAGATATGATCAATTAGCTAATTTATTTGGGATAAACAATACTTATGGAGTAGGAATTTCTTTAGGGTTGGATCGAATTTATTTAGCTATGGAACATGAAAATTTATTTCACACTATTTCTAATTCCCCTTCAAAAGTTTTATTTATTAATTTTGGAAATGAAGAAGTTTTGTATGCATACAAAATGATCAAATTTTTGAGAAAAAAAGGAATTTCTACTCAATTATATCCTAATGCGGAAAAAATAGGAAAACAATTTAGATATGCTAATAATAAGAATATTCCATTTGCTATTAGTATTGGAAAAAATGAAATCCATAAAAATAAAATTAGAATGAGAGATCTCCAAGAAAAAACAGAAAAAGAATACGATAACATTAATGACGTTGTGGATCAATTAACGAAAAAATTATGATAAAATTGGATTAATTGCTTTTTTTTTCCAAATAAAAAATCCTTTTACAGCCAATAAAACTAGAATTATAAATAAAATTCCTGTTAATATTAAACCTTTCCAAAAATAAAGAGGAACGGATATTCCATTTCCCAACATCCAAAATATCCAATTTTCCACTTTTTTCATGGACATTTGATACATTCCAGAAAAATAAATTCCTGTTGTCAGGATATCCATCCAATCAAAAAGAGTCTTAAGTTTTCCATAAAAAAAATAAACCATCATACTGAAAATACAAGTAGATGAAAATAAAATTAAAGTGTAAAAATAATCTTTTTTATTGCAAAAAGTAATAGGAATTTTTTTATTTTTATCCTTTTTATACATCCAGGTATACCATCCATAAAAACTCATAAACGTATAATATAAGTTAATAATAAAATCTCCATAAAGAGAAGTATTAAAAGTTAAATAACTATATATAATAGTACTAACTATTCCTATTGGATACACCCATATATTATTTTTTTGAGCATGAAATACACTAAATATTGTAAATGATATAGCCGTTAATTCTAAAATTATGTGAAAACAACTATTATGATAATAGGGAGATAAAAGAATATTTATCCAATTATTATTCATTCATTATTCATTTTATAATATTTATTTATCTATGATATAAACTAAGTAATGTTCTTCTATCTTTCTATAAAAAGCAGAAAACCGTTTACTATAAGATTTTTTTATAATCCAGCATGATACACAAGAACTTTTTTGAAGACAAAAAGGAGATACTTTATAATGATCTAAAAAACTATAAAAAATTCCTCCTTCTAGTTTATACAAACTTTCTTTAATTCCCCATATAATATGTAAATAATCTTCTTCATAATTTGGATGAATAAAGATAAATTCATCGTCTCTAACAAATTTTTTCTTGATCTTCATTATTTTTTTATCTTTTCGTAATTTTTCTATGTCTATTCCTATATGATAAGAACTTATAGCTATGGCTATTTTTTCAAAAGAATGACTTAAGGAAATCTGTTTTCCTTCAGAAGAAAAAAGAAAAGGTTTTCTTTTTTCATTATAAAAAATATTCATTTTTATACCTAAATATCTCAAAGCAGAACGTATTCCTAAAAATTCTAATTTTCTTTTTTCTGATAATGAAAAAAAAAATATTTTTTCTTGATCCGAAAGAAAAAGTTTTCTTAAAAACATAGTTTCTAAAAAATATTTCCATTTAAAAACTATAATCATAGTATGAAGAGTATGAAATTTATAGGTATAAAAATTCATTCTATTTTAGAATTTTTTTAAATCTAGTCATTTTTTTTGTACTATTGTGAATATTATTTAATTATGTTTTATAAAGAAATTGAAAAAGCGTTAGAAAATGTTATTATTGATAATAAAAACATTGTAGAATCTGGTTTGGTAAAAAAAATAGATTTATTAAATAATGAAATAAAAATTTGTTTGAGTTTACCTAATCCTGCTATGCATATAAAAAAGAATCTTATTAAAGAGATTACCCGTTCTATAAGAAATCGAAATATTTTAGATACAATCCAAATAAAAATAGAAATAGAATCAAATTCATATAAAAAAATAAAATCTGGAATAAAAAATATAATAGCTATAGCTTCTGGAAAAGGAGGAGTCGGAAAATCAACAGTAGCAACAAATATAGCGGTTTCTTTAGTTCAAATGGGTTTTCATGTTGGATTATTAGATGCGGATATTTATGGTCCGTCTATTCCATTAATGTTTAATATTAAAGAGGAATCTGTGAAATTACAACATCAAAATGGAATGATGAATCCTATTACTAGTTATGGAGTTAAAATTATATCTATAGGTTTTTTTTCAAAATATGGACAAGCTATTGTTTGGAGAGGACCTATGGTTACTAAAGTTTTGAGACAATTTTTATATGAAACTAATTGGGGAGAATTAGATTTTTTAATTGTAGATTTTCCACCAGGAACAGGAGATATTCATTTATCTCTTTTACAAGAGATTTCATTAAAAGGGGTTGTTATAGTAAGTACATCTCAAAAAATAGCATTGTCGGATGTCAATCGATCTGTAGGAATGTTTCGTATTGGATCTATTTATGTTCCCATACTTGGGATTATAGAAAATATGTCTTATGTTATTTCAAAAGAAACTAAAAAAAAATGCTATTTTTTTGGAAAAAATGGAGTAAAAAATTTTTCAAAGGAAATGAATATTTTTTTTATTGGAGAAATTCCTATGTTACAAACAATACGAGAATATTCAGATTTAGGAATTCCTATTGTTTTAGAAAACAAAAAAATTTCTAACCTATTCATCAATATAACGAAAAATATGATAAAACAAATAAAATAAATATTGTTTATTTACAAAGTTTTACAAATTCTTTTACTATCAATCTCAGAAGAGAGATAGTTTTTCCTATTTCTTTATCAAAGAACGTCTTAAAAAAATATGAATTGTTATGTTCATCGTATTTTTTCTTATCGAATCCCATTATAATAATGGATATAGAAAAAACTCGTAAATTCATACATCTAGCTATTATGACATCTGATATAACATCTATTCCTATACTATCTCCTCCCATAGATCGTATCATAGCATATTCTGCATAAGTTTTATAATTAGAATAAGGATAAGCGACATATACTCCTTTCTGAATAATGATATTATGATTCATCGCAATATTTTCTGCAATTTCTATCATTTTTCTATCATATGGTTCTATAACTTCGAAAAATCGATTTTTTGTAATGAA is a window from the Blattabacterium cuenoti STAT genome containing:
- a CDS encoding FtsW/RodA/SpoVE family cell cycle protein, translated to MIIYEKIDLFLKQYIKGDRYLWAFISLLAIFSFLPVYSASTNLVSTYGEGNTAFRYLFKHAIFLLIGFCILFFTQFIDYKYFYKMSILFIPIIFILLIFTMNQRKELDGVNASRWLYIPIINISFQTSSIAGLVLFVYCARYLSQKKKKQINLKNSFFPLIFPVFLIVGLIFPSDGSTAVIIFSSVLILFFIGGIPLKSVIGFLIMGFLLSGIYIYSVIKWGDKKPMNRVYTWKSRIENFLDHKSKKSYQMEQSKTAIVLGNKFGRGPGKSVLKAFLPQSSSDFIYAIIIEEYGAIGGVILLFIYILILIRIMIIATKVKNYSCSLLVLSVGFPIINQALINMGIAVGLFPVTGQTLPLISAGGTSIWVTFLSFGIILSVSRMIYPSLSEAKSH
- the murG gene encoding undecaprenyldiphospho-muramoylpentapeptide beta-N-acetylglucosaminyltransferase; the protein is MNKKNYNISPIPKIIIGSGGTGGHIYPGIAIANELKKRIPKIEILFIGSKNHMEMQKIPKFGYSIEKIWISGGKDKFFSISCFFLSIQLIYSFFVAKKIMKKFSPDIVIGTGGFVSFPILYAAKKNKTPILIQEQNSFPGLTNRIFSRYANKICIAYEQAKKYFPKEKTIITGNPVRSEILHLPSKEKACIDLGLNIKKPIILSIGGSQGSNSINNAWIKGLKKIIELDLQLIWQVGKIDFYKIKKNKISHHSNIIFMEFIENIPMCYAAADIVVSRAGALTISEICLIGKPYILIPFPWSSNNHQNENAKILEEKKAAFIIKDEEIEKKLVNSVIKLVNDSNMKKKMSKNLLELGKPKATNDIVNEILQIIL
- the murC gene encoding UDP-N-acetylmuramate--L-alanine ligase — its product is MNLNKIDFFYFIGIGGMGMSSLAIYFHTMGKTVYGYDQNETFLTKELEKKGISINYNDSIEILPKWVLSEQCLIVYTPAIPSHHKQWMYLKKYGKNIRKRSQILALITKNNICIAIGGTHGKTTTCTLLGHILYSSGMNVTAFLGGISENYQSNLILNHVLNRKKIFLVEADEFDRSFLYLSPNIACITSFDQDHVDTYPKKENLKEAYIAFSNRIKKPYKKIFLCQEESFQSNNAIYYSIIQKKNYYSDHLYMKENKWYFDFHTPTETWKSLPLPIPGEHNLKNVTAALAISDYIKIPKEEIRKALFLFKGIKRRYSIHYQSSNKIYIDDYAHHPTEINALIDTVKKCFPNKKILGIFQPHLFSRTKFFEKSFAKSLENLDILILLDIYPAREFPINGTINSNSNRFFEKIKMSYKERSTFPKVLEKIKKKHFDIILTIGAGNIDTLILPIKEWLYKRYG
- a CDS encoding cell division protein FtsQ/DivIB, yielding MDKSIKNKNNKTSLIIILLLYMICMTSLFCFSKKTHQNRTLKKFYIVIDPLSKNHFVNEKIVKNILFYNNKTKKIGQLCILKMEQKLNNYPFIKKSEVFISVNGTINIKIWQKEPILRIKNGNKESYLTKDAENLELSSLYSSKVVLAKGFFSKEEKKYLANLVKFINSDELLKNQIISIKKNNKNLFVLIPKIGNHYIILGDIKDFKKKLNKLKAFYNQYLNKIDISQYKSIDLQYKDQVVAKKR
- the ftsA gene encoding cell division protein FtsA; this encodes MEYQDIAIGLDVGTTKIVAMVGRRNEYNKIEILGIGKSKSVGVHRGVVNNITQTIEAIREAVSEAEHSSGLKIKEVVVGIAGQHIRSLQHNDYITRLDFENVISQKDIQKLIDQVHKLIMQPGEEIIHVLPQEYKVDSQAEIGEPIGMYGSRLEANFHVVVGQISSIRNIGRCVKAAGLNLSGMTLEPLASAEAVLSTEEREAGVALVDIGGGTADIAIFKDNIIRHTAVIPSGGNVITENIKTDCLIIERQAELLKIKFGSAWPGENKETEIVCIPGLRGRDPKEISLKHLSKIIHIRVCEILEQVNLEIKNYGNEEQKKRLIAGLVMTGGGAQLKHIRPLTEYITGMDVRIGYSNEHIAGGENGIISNPEYATSIGLVIKGLDDNKKRYCCTTADIGHRYDEHSESISTKFYNKNRRLNSEEGKNHKNKKNKTKSFLEIWADKFRQILNDTE
- the ftsZ gene encoding cell division protein FtsZ, coding for MKKEDFIIKKENNQLEFLKNRSSSIKVIGVGGGGSNALSHMFEQGITGVDFIACNTDAQALNNNPVPIKIQLGVSITEGLGAGADPEVGEKAALESLDEIKSILDSNTKMTFITAGMGGGTGTGAAPIIAGISKEKGILTVGIVTIPFHFEGKMRLQQAQKGIEALRKNVDSLIVINNDKLRELYGNLGFKAGFSKADEVLTTAAKGIAEVITHHYKQNIDLRDTRTVLKESGTAVMGSSVAVGENRAKEAVVQALDSPLLNDNKITGAKNVLLLIVSGKIEITIDEIGIISDYIQAEAGNNANIIMGLGEDENLEESISVTIVATGFPTEIQRAINHEEKKIFHRLEEPYEQKLKKMEEIHSYSKRIDSDFSKTNSKVSHLEKFYFKNKKDDFSSNQKQNIFDKSINFFIEKKHKKYIMLEDNFDLPISFNENEKKILKNTIRKKENNTNQELN
- the hisS gene encoding histidine--tRNA ligase codes for the protein MNKRNYLIQIIQKKFELFGFEPIETPSIENISTLIGKYGEEGDSLIFKLLHSGDFLKKQILDFLKKTKNDQRIINNVEKHFTEYVSNKALRYDLTVPFVRYIVMHKNKIVFPFKRYQIQPVWRADKPQKGRLREFYQCDADIISFSSSLWEEIELIQLCDEIFTKLNFPIIIYINHRDILKGLVEIAGIKNNLWKNFTTSLDKWNKIGRNLVKKEMLSKGITSLSFDKLEFFFDMEENFYNKKKHLTIALQNSEIGKKGIQDISFIYNNIKNISLKKTKLEWNLSLARGMSYYTGTILEIVPFYNKSFISIGGGGRYDQLANLFGINNTYGVGISLGLDRIYLAMEHENLFHTISNSPSKVLFINFGNEEVLYAYKMIKFLRKKGISTQLYPNAEKIGKQFRYANNKNIPFAISIGKNEIHKNKIRMRDLQEKTEKEYDNINDVVDQLTKKL